The Pyxidicoccus sp. MSG2 DNA segment GACTCGGACAGGCGCCCCGACAGGCGGAGCATCGCGGCGAGCGCCTCCGGGGCGCGGGACTCCACGTCGGCGCGGTAGAGCAGCACGGCGTCGTACGCGGGGAAGTGGTGCAGGTCGTCCTCCAGCACGCGCAGCCCATACGCCGCGATTTCGGCGTCGGTGGAGTAGAGGTCGGTGACTTGAATGGCCCCGCTCTCCAGCCCGCGATACGCGAGGTCGTGGTCCAGCCCCCGCACGTCCTTCTGCGGAAGCTGATACCGGTCCCTCAGGGCGGGCCAACCGTCGGCGCGGTCCATGAACTCGTTGCTGAAGCCGAAGCGCAGCTCGGGGTGCGCGCGCAGGTCGGAGATGCGGCGAAGGCCCAGGCGCTCGGCCTCGGCCTCCTTCATGCCGAGGGCGTAGGTGTTGTTGAAGCCCAGGGGCGCGCTCAGGCGCAGGCCCTCCGCGTTGAGGGCCGTTCGCAGGGCGCCGTCGTCCTGCAGGTTGCGGTCGGACAGCAACTCCTGACGGAGCGTGCCGGTGTACTCGGGGTAGATGTCCAGCTCGCCCCGGCGCAGGGCCTCCCAGAGCACGGTGGTGCCGCCCAGCTCGCGCCGGTGCTCCGCTCGCGTGCCCGTGCTCCTCGCGAGCTGCGTCACCATCTCCCCGAGGATGACGGACTCGGTGAACTTCTTGGAGCCCACGCGCACGCGGGGCTCGTCGTCAGCGGAAGGCGATGGGGCCGCGCCGCATGCGGAGAGCAACAGCATCAGCACTGCAACAAAAGAAATCCTCACGCCGCCGCCCCTCCGCCAGGCAGGGGCCGCTGCGCCTGGATGAAGCGGGTGACGAACGGGTCCGCCGGCCGCGCCTCCAGGTCCGCGAGTCCGCCCTGCTGCACCACGCGTCCGTCGCGCATGAGGAGGATGTCGTCTCCGAGGAAGCCCGCCTCCGCCAGGTCATGCGTCACCAGCACCACCGTCTTGCGCAGGCGCGCGAAGATGGCGCGCAAATCGCCTTGCAGCTCGTGACGCACCAACGGGTCCAACGCGCCCAGCGGTTCATCCAGCAGCAACACATCCGGGTCCAGCATGAGCGCGCGCATCAGTGCCACGCGCTGCCGCTGTCCCCCGGAAAGCTGCGCGGGATACCGGGCCAGCGCATCCGCCGGGAAGCGCGTCAACTCCACCAGCGCCTCCAGTCGCTCGCGGGTGCGTGCCCCGGCCCAGCGCAGGTGCCGCGCCATGAGGGTGACGTTCTCCTCGCCCGTCAGGTGCGGGAAGAGCCCGCCGCCCTGGAGCGCGTACCCGACGCGGTGACGCACGGCCAGCAGAGCATCTCCCTCCAAGGGCAGCGGCTTCCCGTCGAACAGCACGCGGCCCGTGTCCGGATGCAGCAGGCCATTGAGCAGCCGCACCAGCGTGGACTTGCCGCAGCCGCTCGGGCCGAGCAGCACCGTGGTGCGTCCGGTGGGCAGGCGCAGGCTCAGTGGGTGCAGCGCCAGGGTGGAACCGAAGCGCTTGGAGACGTCCTGCAGTTCGTACACGAAGGACCCGGAGTCAGGGCAGCGAGAAGGCGCCGTTGCAGGCGGCGGGGAACGGGGCTTCGGAAGACGGGAAGATGCACGAGGCGAAGAGGGCGCGGTCCTCCCACTCCACCGCGGCGGCCCACACCACCAGCAGGCCGTGCTCGGTGGGGGCGGTGAAGCGCGCGCAGCGCGTGGGCTGGTTCTCCAGACGGCACGGCACCTCCTCCACGGGCCCGGCGCCCGGCAGCGCCTCCGCCAGCTCCGCCACGCCCTGGCTCCTCCAGCGCGCCGTCACATTCTTCCGCGCGGGCCGGTAGACGTTCCAGTCGAAGGACGCATCCCCGCAGCGGATGCGCCCCGCGCGGGTGGTGGACATGGTGAGCTGACAGCCCCGCGGCGTGGCCAGCGTGCGCCACGGCAGGCGCGGCGGGAGCACCAGCGCGTCCGGGTCCAGCACGTCGCCCTCGGGATTGCCATGGGACGCGACGGACTCGAGCAACTCCAGGCAGCGCGCCAGCAGGGGCCGCGCATTGCCCCGCGCGACGCACCCGAGCCCGCGCAGTCGCCCGCCCGTCGCGGTGACGGCCGTGGCGTAGCCCCCGGCGCGGCAGTCCCCCTCGACGTCGGTGCCTCCGTCCGCACGCGAGCACGCGGCGAAGCGACTGGAGGGCCATGAGCTTCCCGCGAGCGGCAACTCCCCCTTCACCTCCACCACGTCCTTCCCATAGCGCCCCGTGACGCGCTTCCGGGTCCGGGTGAACATATCGGCGAGGCTCCCGCTCTTCGCCTCGGCCATCCACACCGCCACGTCGCCACAGAGGTACGTGCGCGAGTCGGCGCTCTCGGGCATGGACGTGCAGCCCTCGAAGAGGGCCCGGGCCTCGGGAACGAAGGGGCCCACGGAGGTGGCGCCCTCGGAGGGAGTCACGGGAGGCACCTTCGGCGTGGGCGCCGTGCACGCGCACAGCACCCCCAACAGGTACGCCGGCAGCAGCCACGCAGCGGTCCGCATGCCCA contains these protein-coding regions:
- a CDS encoding glycine betaine ABC transporter substrate-binding protein yields the protein MLLLSACGAAPSPSADDEPRVRVGSKKFTESVILGEMVTQLARSTGTRAEHRRELGGTTVLWEALRRGELDIYPEYTGTLRQELLSDRNLQDDGALRTALNAEGLRLSAPLGFNNTYALGMKEAEAERLGLRRISDLRAHPELRFGFSNEFMDRADGWPALRDRYQLPQKDVRGLDHDLAYRGLESGAIQVTDLYSTDAEIAAYGLRVLEDDLHHFPAYDAVLLYRADVESRAPEALAAMLRLSGRLSESEMVKLNARARLERVPEAQVASDFLASALGISSEVHGEGLSTRVWRRTREHLFLVGVSLLAAIALAVPLGVLAARRPRLGQGVLGLAGIIQTVPSLALLVVMIPLLGIGSRPAIAALFLYSLLPIVRNTAAGLAGIPLEVRESAEALGLPSLARLWRIELPMAAPSILAGIQTAAVINVGTATLGALVGAGGYGQPILTGIRLDDVGLILEGAVPAAALALLASGLFEIIERAVVPEGLRLRAESETR
- a CDS encoding ATP-binding cassette domain-containing protein; this translates as MYELQDVSKRFGSTLALHPLSLRLPTGRTTVLLGPSGCGKSTLVRLLNGLLHPDTGRVLFDGKPLPLEGDALLAVRHRVGYALQGGGLFPHLTGEENVTLMARHLRWAGARTRERLEALVELTRFPADALARYPAQLSGGQRQRVALMRALMLDPDVLLLDEPLGALDPLVRHELQGDLRAIFARLRKTVVLVTHDLAEAGFLGDDILLMRDGRVVQQGGLADLEARPADPFVTRFIQAQRPLPGGGAAA